In Curtobacterium sp. TC1, the following proteins share a genomic window:
- a CDS encoding UvrD-helicase domain-containing protein → MTATAGTVAPAIRHGADAIADALGRPRPTAQQRAVIESPLAPALVVAGAGSGKTETMASRVVWLLANGLVRPDEVLGLTFTRKAAGELSVRINDRIRALEDVGLITPGDAFEAPTVSTYNAFANAVFRENALLVGRDGESQVLTEPSAWQLARRVVVAARDDRLAGLDRDVDTLTAAVVALAGATSEHLVEPEDLRRFAVEFSDLLELPGNRGKPYKAITDAVAAIGALEPLADLVTEFRRQKVDRGFVEFSDQIALALAAAESAPRVVTDLRQRFGVVLLDEYQDTSVVQTRFLARLFRGHSVMAVGDPHQSIYGFRGASAANLARFPRDFGGTEPESARPVTFALSTSWRNPVDVLAGANAIVAPLSEASEVDVERLSPRPGADTGTVRAVFPETLPEEADEVAAWFQDHRKRNPTGSMALLLRARKDLASFTAALGARAVPFHVLGTGGLLQRPEIVDLVACLRVLHDPAAGNDLIRLLAGARWRVGAADVVALHHLARWLFQRDHTQQRLDDELTAAFRASVAAGEHGSIVDALDFVATAPDDHGALEGITPAGRSRMRALGAQLAMLRSRAGSDLVDFVTLVVQEMRLDIEVAAHEQGSGAYLDAFIDELAGFVSTDDRADLGSFLGWIDAAARRDDMGPRSEEPEAGTVQILTIHGSKGLEWDAVAVPRMVEGGLPARPQEGSSGWLGFGRLPYEFRGDGAELPNLAWRGQETQKDVTTAIDAFKEQVKARNEDEERRLTYVALTRARHDLLVSGSFWAGGVRPTEPSRYLHDLVEAGVVDDTAIPETTVHDENPLGEDGATQLWPHVPFGQRAPRVLAAAERVRNANPGASGRYAADIDLLLAERRATRNAKHAVVVPHRVPASGFKDYLTEPDKVAERLRRPMPERPYRATRLGTLFHQWVEQRARTGGSLETLDVWGDELDLDADDLVDASPDAVVTDDDARRLADFQATFARSRWAGRTPVEVEREIHIPFLGHSVVCKLDAVYEIDGRAEVVDWKTGKAPSGADDLARRTLQLALYRVAYAEFTGRPLDQVDAVFYFVADDLEVRPTELLDRAGLERAWTAAIS, encoded by the coding sequence TGATCACCCCGGGCGACGCCTTCGAAGCGCCGACGGTGTCGACCTACAACGCGTTCGCGAACGCCGTCTTCCGCGAGAACGCCCTGCTCGTCGGCCGCGACGGCGAGTCCCAGGTCCTGACCGAACCCTCCGCCTGGCAGCTGGCCCGCCGCGTCGTGGTGGCCGCGCGTGACGACCGGCTGGCCGGACTCGACCGCGACGTCGACACCCTCACCGCGGCCGTGGTGGCGCTCGCCGGTGCGACGTCCGAGCACCTCGTCGAACCCGAGGACCTCCGTCGTTTCGCCGTCGAGTTCTCCGACCTGCTCGAGCTGCCCGGCAACCGGGGCAAGCCGTACAAGGCGATCACCGACGCCGTCGCCGCGATCGGTGCACTGGAACCGCTCGCCGACCTGGTCACGGAGTTCCGGCGGCAGAAGGTCGACCGGGGCTTCGTCGAGTTCTCCGACCAGATCGCCCTGGCGCTCGCCGCGGCCGAGTCCGCGCCGCGCGTGGTCACGGACCTGCGGCAGCGGTTCGGCGTCGTGCTGCTCGACGAGTACCAGGACACCTCGGTGGTGCAGACCCGGTTCCTCGCCCGGCTGTTCCGCGGGCACTCGGTGATGGCAGTGGGCGATCCGCACCAGTCGATCTACGGGTTCCGCGGTGCGAGCGCCGCGAACCTCGCCCGCTTCCCGCGCGACTTCGGGGGGACCGAGCCGGAGTCGGCGCGGCCCGTCACGTTCGCGCTGTCGACGAGCTGGCGGAACCCGGTCGACGTCCTCGCGGGGGCGAACGCGATCGTGGCTCCGTTGTCCGAAGCGTCCGAGGTCGACGTCGAGCGCCTGTCACCGCGACCCGGCGCCGACACCGGGACGGTCCGTGCGGTGTTCCCGGAGACCCTGCCGGAAGAGGCCGACGAGGTCGCCGCGTGGTTCCAGGACCACCGGAAGCGGAACCCGACCGGGTCGATGGCTCTGCTGCTCCGTGCCCGCAAGGACCTGGCGTCGTTCACCGCTGCGCTCGGTGCGCGCGCGGTGCCCTTCCACGTGCTCGGGACCGGCGGCCTGCTGCAGCGCCCCGAGATCGTGGACCTCGTCGCCTGCCTGCGGGTGCTGCACGACCCGGCCGCCGGCAACGACCTCATCCGGTTGCTCGCGGGCGCCCGGTGGCGGGTGGGCGCGGCGGACGTCGTCGCCCTGCACCACCTCGCGCGCTGGCTGTTCCAGCGCGACCACACCCAGCAGCGCCTCGACGACGAACTGACGGCGGCCTTCCGCGCCTCGGTCGCTGCGGGGGAGCACGGCTCGATCGTCGACGCCCTGGACTTCGTGGCGACCGCACCGGACGACCACGGTGCGCTCGAGGGCATCACGCCCGCCGGTCGCAGCCGGATGCGGGCGCTCGGCGCGCAGCTCGCGATGCTGCGGTCGCGGGCCGGCAGCGACCTGGTCGACTTCGTGACGCTCGTGGTGCAGGAGATGCGGCTCGACATCGAGGTCGCGGCGCACGAGCAGGGCAGTGGGGCGTACCTCGACGCCTTCATCGACGAACTCGCCGGGTTCGTGTCCACCGACGACCGCGCCGACCTCGGGTCCTTCCTGGGGTGGATCGACGCCGCTGCCCGTCGTGACGACATGGGCCCGCGCTCCGAGGAACCCGAGGCGGGCACGGTCCAGATCCTGACGATCCACGGATCGAAGGGCCTCGAGTGGGACGCCGTCGCGGTGCCGCGCATGGTCGAGGGCGGGCTGCCCGCACGGCCGCAGGAAGGCTCGTCCGGGTGGCTCGGCTTCGGCCGTCTGCCGTACGAGTTCCGGGGGGACGGCGCCGAGCTGCCGAACCTGGCGTGGCGCGGGCAGGAGACCCAGAAGGACGTCACGACCGCGATCGACGCCTTCAAGGAGCAGGTGAAGGCCCGCAACGAGGACGAGGAACGCCGACTCACGTACGTCGCGCTGACGCGTGCCCGCCACGACCTGCTCGTGTCCGGCTCGTTCTGGGCCGGCGGCGTGCGCCCCACGGAGCCGAGCCGGTACCTGCACGACCTGGTCGAGGCCGGGGTCGTGGACGACACCGCGATCCCGGAGACCACCGTGCACGACGAGAACCCCCTCGGCGAGGACGGTGCGACGCAGCTCTGGCCGCACGTGCCGTTCGGACAGCGGGCGCCCCGGGTGCTCGCGGCGGCCGAGCGGGTGCGGAACGCCAACCCCGGCGCCTCCGGCCGGTACGCCGCCGACATCGACCTGCTGCTCGCCGAACGACGCGCGACCCGGAACGCGAAGCACGCGGTCGTGGTCCCGCACCGTGTGCCGGCCTCCGGCTTCAAGGACTACCTGACCGAGCCGGACAAGGTGGCCGAGCGCCTGCGTCGGCCGATGCCGGAGCGTCCGTACCGCGCGACCCGGCTCGGCACGCTGTTCCACCAGTGGGTCGAGCAGCGCGCCCGGACGGGCGGGTCGCTCGAGACCCTCGACGTGTGGGGCGACGAGCTCGACCTCGACGCCGACGACCTGGTCGACGCCTCGCCCGACGCCGTGGTCACGGACGACGACGCCCGACGGCTGGCCGACTTCCAGGCGACCTTCGCGCGTTCCCGGTGGGCCGGTCGCACGCCGGTGGAGGTCGAGCGGGAGATCCACATCCCGTTCCTCGGGCACAGCGTCGTCTGCAAGCTCGACGCCGTCTACGAGATCGACGGGCGGGCCGAGGTCGTGGACTGGAAGACGGGCAAGGCGCCGTCCGGTGCCGACGACCTGGCCCGCCGGACCCTGCAGCTCGCCCTGTACCGGGTGGCGTACGCCGAGTTCACCGGACGGCCGCTCGACCAGGTCGACGCGGTGTTCTACTTCGTCGCGGACGACCTCGAGGTGCGTCCGACCGAGCTGCTGGACCGCGCCGGACTCGAGCGGGCCTGGACGGCCGCGATCAGCTGA
- a CDS encoding phosphotransferase, protein MAGSQFTLAALATTAVPGLVVTGTRTLGSAAAGDYESALLRDADGAETVIRRPRNQRAEARQSADLVAIRALSAGIRTRLPFGVAEYRGQAPIGSTRAIVTTRLPGAHPTLASFAERPELATSVGRALAAIHQLPTSFVSDAGLPSLTPFEVLRSAVSVMDRAVATKLVPAALVERWEGAARDQQLWQFTPTVVHGSIGPGVLLVDGDAVSGILDWGELRLGDPAKDLAWVLAGRRDAFDTVLSAYEANGGGRDRQLAQRARVHHELETAHWLLHGVQAKSTEVVDDAVAMMHRLVDAVHAPSAEPLQSVSPETMEIGEVEQLLSSTERRHG, encoded by the coding sequence ATGGCGGGATCCCAGTTCACTCTAGCCGCGTTGGCGACGACGGCCGTGCCCGGTCTCGTCGTCACGGGCACGCGCACGCTCGGCTCGGCCGCGGCCGGCGACTACGAGTCGGCTCTCCTCCGCGACGCCGACGGCGCCGAGACGGTCATCCGACGTCCCCGGAACCAGCGGGCGGAAGCCCGGCAGTCGGCCGACCTCGTCGCGATCCGTGCGCTGAGCGCCGGGATCCGCACGCGCCTCCCGTTCGGTGTGGCCGAGTACCGCGGTCAGGCGCCGATCGGATCGACCCGCGCCATCGTCACCACCCGTCTGCCGGGCGCGCACCCGACGCTCGCGTCGTTCGCCGAGCGCCCCGAGCTCGCCACGAGCGTGGGCCGCGCCCTCGCCGCGATCCACCAGCTGCCGACGAGCTTCGTCTCCGACGCCGGCCTGCCGTCGCTCACCCCGTTCGAGGTGCTGCGCTCCGCCGTGTCCGTGATGGACCGCGCCGTCGCCACCAAGCTCGTGCCCGCCGCCCTGGTCGAACGGTGGGAGGGTGCCGCGCGCGACCAGCAGCTGTGGCAGTTCACCCCGACCGTCGTGCACGGATCGATCGGCCCCGGCGTGCTGCTCGTCGACGGCGACGCCGTCAGCGGGATCCTCGACTGGGGCGAGCTCCGGCTGGGCGACCCGGCGAAGGACCTCGCCTGGGTGCTCGCCGGCCGACGCGACGCCTTCGACACCGTCCTGAGCGCCTACGAGGCGAACGGCGGTGGACGCGACCGCCAGCTCGCCCAGCGCGCTCGTGTGCACCACGAACTCGAGACGGCGCACTGGCTGCTGCACGGCGTGCAGGCGAAGAGCACCGAGGTCGTCGACGACGCGGTCGCGATGATGCACCGACTGGTGGACGCGGTGCACGCGCCGAGCGCGGAGCCGCTGCAGTCGGTGTCCCCCGAGACGATGGAGATCGGCGAGGTCGAGCAGCTGCTGTCGTCGACCGAACGCCGCCACGGCTGA
- the nudC gene encoding NAD(+) diphosphatase codes for MTVEFASRLPLSRNELDRDAEFRTTPDLDRVLREDSATRYLPVHGSEMLRNADGTLRFVTASEVPAGTVTLYLGRAVADAADAPAGTRFVAALVDDGTAAAIEPSDDAWESLRMFGTELSPRDQGLAVEAVAMANWHAVHGFSPRTGSATDVVTGGWVRRDPEGHEHFPRTDAAIIVGVVDADDRILLGSNAAWDANRYSLLAGFVEPGESLEDAVRREVFEESGVHVEEPEYLGSQPWPFPASLMVGFRARAVDGDPSTARPDGVEILDVRWFSREDIRERAGDTLLLPGRTSIARAIIEEWYGGPLDLP; via the coding sequence GTGACCGTCGAGTTCGCCTCCCGGCTCCCGCTGTCCCGCAACGAACTCGACCGCGACGCCGAGTTCCGTACGACGCCGGACCTCGACCGGGTCCTGCGCGAGGACTCCGCGACCCGGTACCTGCCGGTGCACGGCTCGGAGATGCTCCGGAACGCCGACGGCACCCTGCGCTTCGTCACCGCGTCCGAGGTCCCGGCCGGCACCGTGACCCTGTACCTCGGCCGCGCGGTCGCCGATGCTGCCGACGCTCCCGCCGGCACCCGCTTCGTCGCCGCCCTCGTCGACGACGGCACCGCGGCGGCCATCGAGCCGTCCGACGACGCGTGGGAGAGCCTGCGCATGTTCGGCACCGAGCTGTCCCCGCGCGACCAGGGCCTGGCCGTCGAGGCGGTGGCGATGGCGAACTGGCACGCCGTCCACGGCTTCTCGCCCCGCACCGGGTCGGCGACCGACGTCGTCACCGGCGGCTGGGTCCGCCGCGACCCCGAGGGGCACGAGCACTTCCCGCGCACCGACGCCGCCATCATCGTCGGGGTCGTCGACGCCGACGACCGCATCCTGCTCGGCTCGAACGCCGCGTGGGACGCGAACCGCTACTCGTTGCTCGCCGGGTTCGTCGAACCGGGCGAGTCGCTCGAGGACGCCGTCCGCCGCGAGGTCTTCGAGGAGTCCGGCGTGCACGTCGAGGAGCCCGAGTACCTCGGCTCGCAGCCGTGGCCGTTCCCCGCGTCGCTGATGGTCGGCTTCCGCGCCCGCGCGGTGGACGGCGACCCGTCGACGGCGCGACCCGACGGCGTCGAGATCCTCGACGTGCGCTGGTTCTCGCGTGAGGACATCCGGGAGCGCGCGGGGGACACCCTGCTGCTGCCCGGCCGGACGTCGATCGCCCGCGCCATCATCGAGGAGTGGTACGGCGGGCCCCTGGACCTGCCGTGA
- a CDS encoding ATP-dependent helicase — protein sequence MSGVPELRPPSPDELLAALDAEQRTVARTLLGPVAVLAGAGTGKTRAITHRIAYGVATGTYAPNHVLALTFTTRAAGELRSRLRSLGAGTVQARTFHAAAMAQLSYFWPDTVGGHAPKIVESKGRMIAHAADTVGMSVDTPVLRDLAAEVEWRKVQMLSLEEYEAAAAERVMPRDTSPRRVIDLMKAYERLKDDRRQLDFEDVLLATLGMVESEPRVASYVRQQYRFFVVDEYQDVSPVQHDLLRAWLGGRDDLCVVGDASQTIYSFAGASSDYLLGFGSEFPRGSVLRLERNYRSTREVVHAANALMRGQPGALDLVAQTQEPGPDPVVVPCVHDGDEAQTIARRIAELVAAGAKYGDCAVLFRVGAQSAALESALGRNGIPYRVQGGTRFFNRPEVKLAVHHMRGEAIRQTDDELTRRVRLVLQVSGWTPTAPEGTGAVRDQWEALQAIMGLAEDAPAGTTMQQFTQDLVDRAATHHEPEVDAVTLATLHSSKGLEWPNVVIAGAAEGLLPISHATTDTEVDEERRLFYVGLTRARRTVTITWSRQGSTRGGARAPSRFLAALGTRTADGAAPTTG from the coding sequence GTGAGCGGGGTGCCCGAGCTCCGTCCACCGTCACCCGATGAACTGCTCGCCGCCCTCGACGCGGAGCAGCGCACCGTCGCCCGGACCCTGCTCGGCCCCGTCGCGGTGCTGGCGGGAGCCGGAACCGGCAAGACCCGGGCGATCACCCACCGCATCGCCTACGGGGTCGCGACCGGCACCTACGCGCCGAACCACGTCCTCGCGCTGACGTTCACCACCCGCGCTGCCGGTGAGCTGCGGTCGCGACTCCGCTCGCTCGGCGCCGGGACGGTGCAGGCCCGCACCTTCCACGCCGCGGCGATGGCGCAGCTCAGCTACTTCTGGCCGGACACCGTCGGCGGGCACGCCCCGAAGATCGTCGAGTCCAAGGGGCGGATGATCGCGCACGCCGCCGACACCGTCGGCATGTCGGTCGACACGCCGGTGCTGCGCGACCTGGCCGCCGAGGTCGAGTGGCGCAAGGTGCAGATGCTCTCGCTCGAGGAGTACGAGGCCGCCGCCGCCGAACGCGTCATGCCGCGTGACACCTCGCCGCGCCGGGTGATCGACCTGATGAAGGCGTACGAACGCCTCAAGGACGACCGCCGACAGCTCGACTTCGAGGACGTCCTGCTCGCCACGCTCGGCATGGTGGAGTCGGAGCCGCGGGTGGCGTCGTACGTGCGGCAGCAGTACCGGTTCTTCGTCGTCGACGAGTACCAGGACGTCTCGCCCGTGCAGCACGACCTGCTGCGCGCCTGGCTCGGCGGCCGCGACGACCTGTGCGTCGTCGGTGACGCCAGCCAGACGATCTACTCGTTCGCCGGTGCCTCGAGCGACTACCTGCTGGGGTTCGGCTCGGAGTTCCCGCGCGGCTCGGTCCTGCGACTCGAACGGAACTACCGCTCCACCCGCGAGGTCGTGCACGCCGCCAACGCGCTGATGCGCGGACAGCCGGGCGCCCTCGACCTGGTCGCCCAGACGCAGGAACCCGGACCCGACCCCGTCGTGGTGCCGTGTGTGCACGACGGCGACGAGGCGCAGACCATCGCCCGGCGGATCGCGGAACTCGTCGCCGCGGGGGCGAAGTACGGCGACTGCGCGGTGCTGTTCCGCGTCGGCGCGCAGTCCGCGGCGCTCGAGTCCGCGCTGGGCCGCAACGGCATCCCCTACCGCGTGCAGGGTGGCACGCGCTTCTTCAACCGCCCCGAGGTGAAGCTCGCGGTGCACCACATGCGCGGTGAAGCGATCCGGCAGACCGACGACGAACTGACCCGCCGTGTCCGTCTCGTGCTGCAGGTCAGTGGGTGGACGCCGACCGCGCCCGAGGGCACAGGCGCCGTCCGTGACCAGTGGGAAGCCCTGCAGGCGATCATGGGCCTGGCCGAGGACGCCCCCGCCGGCACGACCATGCAGCAGTTCACCCAGGACCTGGTGGACCGTGCGGCGACCCACCACGAGCCCGAGGTCGACGCCGTCACCCTGGCGACCCTGCACTCGTCGAAGGGCCTGGAGTGGCCCAACGTCGTGATCGCCGGCGCCGCCGAGGGGCTCCTGCCGATCTCCCACGCCACCACCGACACCGAGGTCGACGAGGAACGACGCCTGTTCTACGTCGGACTCACCCGTGCCCGGCGAACCGTGACCATCACGTGGTCGCGACAGGGCTCCACACGTGGGGGAGCCCGTGCTCCGAGTCGGTTCCTGGCAGCGCTCGGCACGCGCACCGCGGATGGAGCGGCACCGACCACCGGCTGA
- a CDS encoding zinc-dependent metalloprotease translates to MPDEPQPGPDDDFQEMLRKLLSGEGQIDPSQLAGAAGLPNDPAFVANLMSQLQRAAQSGGDGIDFSATAERATAIAREGGHAVDPVASQAADQAFQVAALWLDEVTTVAELTATPSLYTREQWAKATVPVWTQIAEPVAFSIADALTEAIDQRAPEELKAMLGDVSKAMRGVGGALFAIQLGQVVGQLSKEVVSGGDVGVPLLDEQVAALLPQNVAEFAEGLDVSEDEVRIYLAVRELAHARLFRSARWLRLHIISSITDYAQGIHIPFDRVEELAADIDPTNQEQLRDALASGALIPPRTPEQDAALARLETMLALVEGWVDTVTAAATVRLPKSGAIAEMVRRRRAAGGPAESAFATLVGLELRPRRLREAAAMWQRVTDELGAEQRDALWSHFDLVPTSDDVDAPDALVARLRNPAQTEEDDAFDKALEDLLNDATGSRPHEDESGRIDDGAPGTDDSGTGTDETGTDGDHPGDQPR, encoded by the coding sequence ATGCCTGATGAACCACAGCCGGGGCCGGACGACGACTTCCAGGAGATGCTGCGCAAGCTGCTCTCGGGCGAGGGCCAGATCGACCCGTCGCAGCTCGCCGGGGCGGCCGGCCTGCCGAACGACCCGGCCTTCGTCGCGAACCTCATGAGCCAGCTGCAGCGTGCCGCGCAGTCCGGCGGAGACGGCATCGACTTCTCCGCGACCGCCGAGCGCGCGACCGCGATCGCCCGCGAGGGCGGCCACGCCGTCGACCCGGTGGCCTCGCAGGCGGCCGACCAGGCGTTCCAGGTCGCGGCGCTCTGGCTGGACGAGGTCACGACGGTCGCCGAGCTCACCGCCACCCCGAGCCTCTACACGCGTGAGCAGTGGGCGAAGGCGACGGTGCCGGTGTGGACCCAGATCGCCGAGCCCGTGGCGTTCAGCATCGCCGACGCACTGACCGAGGCCATCGACCAGCGGGCTCCCGAAGAACTCAAGGCGATGCTCGGCGACGTCTCGAAGGCGATGCGCGGCGTCGGCGGTGCGCTGTTCGCCATCCAGCTGGGCCAGGTCGTCGGCCAGCTGTCGAAGGAGGTCGTCTCCGGCGGCGACGTCGGCGTGCCCCTGCTGGACGAGCAGGTCGCTGCACTCCTGCCGCAGAACGTGGCGGAGTTCGCCGAGGGACTCGACGTCTCCGAGGACGAGGTCCGCATCTACCTGGCGGTCCGCGAACTCGCCCACGCGCGACTCTTCCGCTCTGCGCGGTGGCTGCGCCTGCACATCATCTCGTCGATCACGGACTACGCGCAGGGCATCCACATCCCGTTCGACCGCGTCGAGGAGCTCGCGGCGGACATCGACCCGACCAACCAGGAGCAGCTGCGGGACGCGCTCGCCTCCGGTGCGCTCATCCCGCCGAGGACGCCCGAGCAGGACGCCGCGCTGGCACGACTCGAGACCATGCTCGCCCTCGTCGAGGGCTGGGTCGACACGGTGACCGCCGCCGCCACCGTCCGGCTGCCGAAGAGCGGCGCCATCGCCGAGATGGTCCGCCGTCGCCGGGCGGCCGGCGGGCCCGCCGAGTCGGCCTTCGCGACGCTCGTCGGCCTCGAACTGCGCCCCCGCCGTCTGCGCGAGGCCGCCGCGATGTGGCAGCGGGTCACGGACGAGCTCGGCGCGGAGCAGCGTGATGCCCTCTGGTCGCACTTCGACCTGGTGCCCACGTCCGACGACGTCGACGCACCGGACGCCCTGGTCGCCCGGTTGCGGAACCCCGCGCAGACGGAAGAGGACGACGCGTTCGACAAGGCGCTCGAGGACCTGCTCAACGACGCCACCGGTTCCCGCCCGCACGAGGACGAGTCCGGTCGGATCGACGACGGCGCCCCGGGCACCGACGACAGCGGGACCGGCACCGACGAGACCGGCACCGACGGGGACCACCCCGGCGACCAGCCCCGCTGA
- a CDS encoding PDZ domain-containing protein, with amino-acid sequence MTLFAPAPRRRSRARTVGWAFVIGAVVLGILASVLPSPYLIEVPGPVYNTIGTQEQGTGKDAKDVKLIQVSGHETYPTAGALDMLTVGIQGDATNRPSWTSVVRAIFTKSEAVIPVEAIYPTGTTTEQVNQQDSADMQASQQSAVAAALIQQGNDLPTELEVGTVQPGSAADGPIEKGDVITAFDGTSLTTNADATSLRELVAEHGTSTPATVTIERDGATKDVRVTPRDEQGTALLGVGVTEKYDFPFDVSITLQDVGGPSAGMMFALGIIDEITPGKLNGGKHVAGTGTITADGEVGAIGGIRQKLYGAREAGATVFLAPADNCDEVVGHVPDGLDVFKVSMLDQAVTDLQTIADGESTAKLARCGS; translated from the coding sequence GTGACCCTCTTCGCCCCCGCGCCCCGTCGTCGTTCGCGTGCCAGGACCGTCGGGTGGGCGTTCGTGATCGGGGCCGTGGTGCTGGGCATCCTCGCGAGCGTGCTGCCGAGTCCGTACCTGATCGAGGTCCCCGGACCGGTCTACAACACCATCGGGACGCAGGAGCAGGGGACGGGCAAGGACGCGAAGGACGTCAAGCTGATCCAGGTCTCCGGGCACGAGACCTACCCCACCGCCGGAGCGCTCGACATGCTGACGGTCGGCATCCAGGGCGACGCGACGAACCGTCCGTCGTGGACCAGCGTCGTCCGCGCGATCTTCACGAAGTCCGAGGCCGTGATCCCGGTCGAGGCGATCTACCCGACCGGCACCACGACCGAGCAGGTCAACCAGCAGGACTCCGCCGACATGCAGGCGTCGCAGCAGTCCGCCGTGGCCGCGGCGCTGATCCAGCAGGGGAACGACCTGCCGACCGAACTCGAGGTCGGCACCGTGCAGCCCGGTTCGGCTGCCGACGGTCCGATCGAGAAGGGCGACGTCATCACGGCCTTCGACGGCACCTCGCTCACGACGAACGCCGACGCCACCTCGCTGCGCGAACTCGTCGCGGAGCACGGAACGTCGACCCCGGCGACCGTCACCATCGAGCGCGACGGTGCGACGAAGGACGTCCGGGTGACCCCGCGCGACGAGCAGGGCACCGCGCTCCTGGGCGTCGGCGTCACCGAGAAGTACGACTTCCCGTTCGACGTCTCGATCACGCTGCAGGACGTCGGCGGCCCCTCGGCCGGCATGATGTTCGCGCTCGGGATCATCGACGAGATCACGCCCGGCAAGCTCAACGGTGGCAAGCACGTCGCGGGCACGGGCACGATCACCGCAGACGGCGAGGTCGGGGCAATCGGCGGCATCCGGCAGAAGCTCTACGGGGCACGGGAGGCGGGCGCGACGGTGTTCCTCGCCCCGGCTGACAACTGCGACGAGGTCGTCGGGCACGTGCCGGACGGGCTCGACGTCTTCAAGGTGTCGATGCTCGACCAGGCCGTCACCGATCTGCAGACCATCGCCGACGGCGAGAGCACCGCGAAGCTCGCCCGCTGCGGTTCCTGA